Genomic window (Chloroflexota bacterium):
GAGAGGATGCCGTGGGGCACGATCATAGGAGCCGAAGTACCATGAAGATAAGCGAATGGGCCCGGATCCTGCCCGGGGTGGAGATCGGGGAGGGGACCCGGGTGGAGGATTTCGTCATCCTGGGACAGCCTCCCCACGGCTCCGATCCCGGCACGGAGACCACGGTGATCGGCAAGGAGGGCATCATCCGCTCCCACACGGTCATTTACGCGGGGAACCGGATCGGGGACCATTTCCAGACCGGACACGGCGTGATGATCCGGGAGCGAAACACCATCGGAGACCGCGTCAGCATCGGGACCGGGTCTGTGGTGGAACACCACGTGACGATCGGCAACCGGGTTCGCATTCACTCGCAGGCTTTCATCCCGGAATACTCCACCCTGGAAGACGATTGCTGGATCGGCCCCAACGTCGTGCTGACCAACGCGCTCCATCCCCTGTGCCCCAAGGCCAAGGCCTGCCTCAAGGGGGCGACTATCCGGCGAGGGGCGAAGATCGGGGCCAACGCCACGATCCTGCCGGATGTGGTCATCGGCGAGGGCGCGCTGGTGGGGGCCGGCGCTGTGGTGGTGGAGGACGTCCCCCCGTATACCGTGGTGGTCGGCAACCCGGCACGCGTCGTGAAACGGGTGAGCGAGCTGGACTGCCCCTACGGACTGATCGATCATCCATACCCGACGTCTGCACCGAGATCTTCCCACTCCTAAGGGGGTTTCATGCGTTTGTGGAGACGCCTGCTGTTCTCTCTCATCCTCATAAGCACCACCCTGAGCGCCTCCCTCCCGGCGGCAAGGGCTCAGACGGAGGCGGGGCAATGGCACCCGTTCACCAATTCGGATGGCCTGGTGGACAACGCCGTCAACGCCGTGCTCCAGGACCGCTATGGCGTGATGTGGTTCGGCACCAACGCGGGCGTCAGCCGCTTCAACGGGGCGTTCACGACCCTACAGGATATCCCACCGCTGCGATCGGGCGTCTTCACGATCCACGAGGCGGGAGATGGAGCCCTCTGGTTCGGGACCAACCAGGGCGCCGTGCGATATGTGCCCGGGACGCAGGAGTGGGAGGCCTTCACCCCCCAACAGGGGCTGGCGGGCAACCAGGTCCTCGCGATCGCCGAGGATAAGCAGGGGAATCTGTGGTTTGGGACGAACGCCGGCGTCAGCCAGTACACCCCAGACTCGGGGGCCTGGATCTCGTTCACGACGGATGACGGGCTCTCCCACAACATGGTCCACGCCATCGCCATCGGCCAGGACCAGACCATCTGGTTCGGTACCGAGAACGGCGTGGACTGGTACGACCCGGTGAAGGACCGATGGGGCCATCTGGGGATCACGGATGGGCTGATCAACGAGCAGGTCTACGCCGTCCTGGCGGACGAATCGGGGAACCTGTGGTTTGGGACGGCCGGCGGGGTGAGCCGTTACCAGCCGTTCACGGGGCGGTGGCGCTCCTTCACACGGGCCGACGGGTTGGGCGCGAACTTCGTATGGTCCATCCTGGAGGATCGCCAGGGACACCTCTGGTTCGGCACCAACGCCGGCGGCGTATCCCATTTCGACCCCTCGACGGGGCGCTGGGAGACCTTCACCACGGATCGGGGGCTGATCGCCAACTTCGTGCGGGACATCTGGGAGGACCGGGACGGCGGGCTGTGGTTCGCGACGTTGGGCGGGGTCACCCTCTACACCGGGCGATCCTGGCGCACCGTCTCCGTCGGCTACGCGGGCGCCGTCGACGTGACCGCCCTCCTCATCGACGATTATCAGCGCCTTTGGGTCGCCACAAACGGGCAGGGGCTCTGGCTATACGACGGGGCCAATTGGACCCAGTTCTCCACCTCCAACGGCACCCTGGGCTCCAACTCGGTGTGGTCGCTGTATCAGGACGCGGAGAACCGGATCTGGGTGGGAACCGGAGGGGGCGGCGTCAGCCTGTGGGATGGGGAGCGGTGGCGCATCTACACCAAATCCAACGGCCTAGCCGAGAACTACGTGACCTCCATTCGCCAGGCCCCCGACGGCAGCATGTGGTTCGGCACCACGGAGGGCGCCAGCCACCTCAACAT
Coding sequences:
- a CDS encoding transferase, with product MKISEWARILPGVEIGEGTRVEDFVILGQPPHGSDPGTETTVIGKEGIIRSHTVIYAGNRIGDHFQTGHGVMIRERNTIGDRVSIGTGSVVEHHVTIGNRVRIHSQAFIPEYSTLEDDCWIGPNVVLTNALHPLCPKAKACLKGATIRRGAKIGANATILPDVVIGEGALVGAGAVVVEDVPPYTVVVGNPARVVKRVSELDCPYGLIDHPYPTSAPRSSHS